In Bacteroidota bacterium, the DNA window AAGTATACCTAAAAGCAGGAGAAACCAAAACCGTAACTGTTGAGTTAGACAAATTTGCATTCTCATATTACGATGATGTAAAGACTCACGACTGGGTGCTGGAAGCGGGAGATTTCAATATTTTGGTTGGTAACTCTTCAAGAAACATTACTCTTAAAGAGAAAATTACATTATAAGGATATAAGGTCGTATCACGACTAACTTTTATAAAAGAGCGTTTGATAATATCAGACGCTCTTTTTTATGCGAAGAATATTCGTTATTGGTGTAACCTGAGTTCGACGAGAGAAATGGAATATAGAAAGTAAACCATAAGTGCTTCTTATTGATTTCACTAATAATGATTTTCATTATACAGTTAAGTTTATTAACTATAAAACAGTTCAACAACTGATTTTGTAAAATTGGTAAGCTGAATCGTTTCATAGACACAAAGTAATCATTGACTTATTATCTCAAATATATGCCATATTGTTTATTACTAATATCAATTTGTGCTTTCATATTTCTTTATATTGCGACTCTTTAGAGATGAAGAGGCACGGTATAGAAGTGCATGAAATAGAAATAAAAAAAATAAATAACGATGAATGAACAAGTAAAGAAGGATTATACTAAGCCTATGATCCTTATGGTGGTAATATTTTTTCTTTTTGGATTTATAACATCAATTAATGGTATTGTACAACCGGCCTTGCAAAAAGTATTTCAGCTGAGTGATTTTAAATCAAACCTTGTAACATTTTCATTCTTTACAGGGTTCGTAGTAGCATCTCCGATAGCTACAAAAATTATTGCTAGTTTAGGATATAAGAAAGATTTGGTAATTGGTCTTTTAGTTATGGCCTTAGGTCTTCTAATATTTTATGTTGATGCCATGATGTTACCGGGTGTTATTGCAAACGGTGGAAACATGGATTTAATGTATTATATCTTCCTATTTGCTACATTGGTGGTTGGATCAGGAGTTACTATACTGCAGGTTGGAGCCAATCCATATGTTGTTGCTTTAGGTGATCCTGAAACAGCTGATAGCCGAGGAAACACAGTTGGATTCTTCAACTCTTCTGCTACAATGATTGGCCCATTATTAATTGGAGGAATTATCTTCTCTGAAACGCTTTCAAAAAAAATGAGTGCAGCTGTTGATGGGCTAAGTTCAGCATTACAAACAGAAATCGTTACAGCTACTCAAATGCCATATTTAGTATTGGTAGTAGCAACTGTAATCATTGCAGTAATATTCTCTTTCCTTCACTTGCCAAAAATCGATTCAGAATCTGAAGAAGGTGAAGTTGTTGAAGGAAATCCTTTAGGCTATAGTCACATGTGGCAAGGTGTTTTAGCTATTTTCATGTATGTAGGTGCAGAGGTAGCAATAGGAAACAACCTTTTCCAGTTAATCAACAGTATGCAGGCAAATGAATCATTTGAATTACCATTTGGTTTAGAAAAATCGGCTTTCGTAGGTATGTACTGGGGTGGTGCAATGGTTGGTCGTTTGGTCGGAATATTTGTTATGAAGAGAATTAAAATCAGTACAGGTTTGAAGTTTACTACGATTATGGCATTGATCTTCATTACTATTGGATTAGTAACTACTAAGCAAATGTCTTTAATTGCGTTTACATCTATCGGGTTATTTAACTCTGTAATGTGGCCTGCTATATTCCCACTTGGAATTGCTAAAATGGGTAAACTTACTAACAAAGCATCAGGATATATGATGATGGGTGTATTTGGTGGTGCTCTTCTTCCTTTAATGGTTGGTTTCATAGCTGATAGTATTGGAAGTATGCAAATGGCTTATGGAATTCTATTAGTAGCTTACGGTTACTTATTCTATTATGCAGTAAGTGGAAGTAAGGTGAAATCTCACCCTAAATTAGACTAAGTTTATTAAAACTTATAGCAATTTGAATTCAAATTGCTATATAATTAATAATATATGCCACTGTGATTTTTTCACGGTGGCTTTTTTGTTTCTATATTTATAGACTATCACAATATTAATCAAATATGAAGAAGATTCTAGTTACCGGAGCCAGTAGTTATGTTGGAGCTCGTCTTTATGACGATTTCAAAAATAGATACTCTGTTAAGGGAACATATTTAAAGAATCAGTTTTATAGCGATTTAATAAAGCTGGATATGAGAGATAAGTATCAGGTAGAAAAAGTTGTTGTAGAGCAGTCTCCTGATGTTATAGTGCATGTTGCTGCTAATGCCGGAGCTGCTTGGTGTGAGAAAAACAAGGAAGCAGCAATTGAGATAAATCAAAAGAGTGTCGGGTATTTTTGTGATACAGCAAATAAAGTTGGAGCCAAATTGATATTCATTTCTTCATTTGCAGCTATAAATCATAAAACTGTTTATGCCGAAACAAAACGAGGGGCAGAAAAAATTATAGAGCAAAAGTCGAATGATTATTTAATTATCCGCCCGGCACATATAGTAGGTTATAGTCCCAATACTAAAAACGACAGACAGTTCAACCGATTTTTGAATAATATAACTGAAACTACTCCGGCAGTATATGATTCTTCATGGAAATTCCAGCCTACTTATCTTAAACATATCTCGGAGCTTATTAATGAGGCTATAAAGAAAAAATTAACCGGACTTACTATAAATGTGGCAGTACCGGAATTAAAAACCCGATTCGATTTGGCAAAAGATATCTTATCTCCTTTTGAGATAGACGTAACATCTAAAAATGCAAATGATAATACCCCGTCCTTTAACGAAGATTTATCAGAACTTTCGAAATTAGATTTGCCTGAGTATTCTTATGAAGAGATGATAAATGATATCCACAAAGAACTAAAAAAATTAGGTTATTTATAGCGTTTATTGGTGCTATATTACTTTGACAAAAAGTGATTTTTAATTGTCACTTTGCGTATTGTGTAAAACAGTTTCTTTCTTTTATTTTTGATGGTTATAGTGAGTGCTATAAACTATTAATTAGTTTTGAATTTATTACGATAATCAGTAGGTAACATATCTTTTTGTTTAGCAAATTGAGTATAAAAGTTAGGCATTGTATTGAAACCACAGTCGAACGCAATCTCTTCAATAAGATTATTAGTGTGGATTAGTAAATAACAAGCTCTATTTATCCTGATTTCAGAAATGTATTGAGATAAAGTTTTTGATGTTCGTTGCTTAAAAT includes these proteins:
- a CDS encoding sugar nucleotide-binding protein, producing the protein MKKILVTGASSYVGARLYDDFKNRYSVKGTYLKNQFYSDLIKLDMRDKYQVEKVVVEQSPDVIVHVAANAGAAWCEKNKEAAIEINQKSVGYFCDTANKVGAKLIFISSFAAINHKTVYAETKRGAEKIIEQKSNDYLIIRPAHIVGYSPNTKNDRQFNRFLNNITETTPAVYDSSWKFQPTYLKHISELINEAIKKKLTGLTINVAVPELKTRFDLAKDILSPFEIDVTSKNANDNTPSFNEDLSELSKLDLPEYSYEEMINDIHKELKKLGYL
- the gluP gene encoding glucose/galactose MFS transporter; translated protein: MNEQVKKDYTKPMILMVVIFFLFGFITSINGIVQPALQKVFQLSDFKSNLVTFSFFTGFVVASPIATKIIASLGYKKDLVIGLLVMALGLLIFYVDAMMLPGVIANGGNMDLMYYIFLFATLVVGSGVTILQVGANPYVVALGDPETADSRGNTVGFFNSSATMIGPLLIGGIIFSETLSKKMSAAVDGLSSALQTEIVTATQMPYLVLVVATVIIAVIFSFLHLPKIDSESEEGEVVEGNPLGYSHMWQGVLAIFMYVGAEVAIGNNLFQLINSMQANESFELPFGLEKSAFVGMYWGGAMVGRLVGIFVMKRIKISTGLKFTTIMALIFITIGLVTTKQMSLIAFTSIGLFNSVMWPAIFPLGIAKMGKLTNKASGYMMMGVFGGALLPLMVGFIADSIGSMQMAYGILLVAYGYLFYYAVSGSKVKSHPKLD